From Actinosynnema mirum DSM 43827, a single genomic window includes:
- a CDS encoding glycosyltransferase — MKILFSSLGTFGHTYPVLPLVRAAVEAGHEVVYATTERVHPAIAASGAEPVTAGWDVRQAVAHQFGRPMRPQDLSLEEQERVSAISFGKVLPERFATDLAPLLERHKPDLVIREVLNLGAALAAAKADVPALCHGLGRMDAVDLGPALHANVREVAAELGVEPAGEGLLLGNPLLDICPPAWQRDLGDAVRLPLRPVQHSDDVPMPEGVVGRAGKLIYLSLGTVFSDAPVLRGAIDGLAALDARVVVSAGPLVDVDALGELPANVSVHRWLPQGELLRHADLSVHHGGMGTTIGSAVGGAVHLVLPQGADQFGNAEAVVGSGLGRALVGADATVEAITGAARELLVDGERRAAAEAMAAGIAAMPSPEDVVADLGRHV, encoded by the coding sequence GTGAAGATCCTTTTCTCCAGTCTGGGGACCTTCGGCCACACCTACCCCGTGCTGCCCCTGGTGCGGGCCGCGGTGGAGGCCGGGCACGAGGTGGTCTACGCCACGACCGAGCGGGTGCACCCGGCCATCGCGGCCTCGGGCGCGGAGCCGGTCACGGCCGGGTGGGACGTGCGGCAGGCGGTCGCGCACCAGTTCGGCCGCCCGATGCGCCCGCAGGACCTGTCGCTCGAGGAGCAGGAGCGGGTCTCCGCGATCTCGTTCGGCAAGGTCCTGCCCGAGCGCTTCGCCACCGACCTGGCGCCGCTGCTGGAGCGGCACAAGCCGGACCTGGTGATCCGCGAGGTGCTCAACCTGGGCGCGGCGCTGGCCGCGGCCAAGGCGGACGTGCCGGCCCTGTGCCACGGCCTCGGCCGGATGGACGCGGTCGACCTCGGCCCCGCGCTGCACGCGAACGTGCGCGAGGTCGCGGCCGAACTGGGCGTCGAGCCCGCGGGTGAGGGCCTGCTGCTGGGCAACCCGCTGCTGGACATCTGCCCGCCCGCGTGGCAGCGCGACCTCGGCGACGCCGTGCGGCTCCCGCTGCGGCCGGTGCAGCACAGCGACGACGTGCCGATGCCCGAGGGCGTGGTGGGGCGCGCCGGGAAGCTGATCTACCTGTCGCTCGGCACCGTGTTCAGCGACGCGCCGGTGCTGCGCGGGGCGATCGACGGGCTGGCCGCGCTGGACGCCCGCGTGGTCGTGTCGGCCGGGCCGCTGGTGGACGTGGACGCGCTGGGCGAGCTGCCCGCGAACGTGAGCGTGCACCGCTGGCTGCCGCAGGGCGAGCTGCTGCGGCACGCCGACCTGTCCGTGCACCACGGCGGCATGGGCACCACGATCGGCAGCGCGGTCGGCGGCGCGGTGCACCTGGTGCTGCCGCAGGGCGCGGACCAGTTCGGCAACGCCGAGGCGGTCGTCGGGTCGGGCCTTGGCCGGGCGCTGGTGGGCGCGGACGCGACGGTCGAGGCGATCACCGGGGCCGCGCGCGAGCTGCTCGTGGACGGGGAGCGCCGGGCGGCGGCCGAGGCGATGGCGGCCGGGATCGCGGCGATGCCGTCCCCCGAGGACGTGGTCGCCGACCTGGGGCGGCACGTGTGA
- a CDS encoding FAD-dependent monooxygenase, translating to MRAVVVGGGVSGPVVGVALRKAGWDAVVLEARDTPPEGLGDGLSLAPNGMRALDVLGLGDAVRGVGDDITGLVVRNGAGRVLGELTSDPAMLLVWRGELRKVLRAEAARRGVRVLHGRRLLHVNEREAVFADGSRERFDLLVGADGVRSAVRRYVVPEARPRYAGVLGFSGNIPFTGQNSTGGKVVLVHGRRGFFGYQVLEDSSGGWFAHLPSPAALTVAQVRERDPKDWMAELTSVFGEDRGPAVELIGRTAPDALVLSGALEELDPLPRWSRGNVVLVGDAAHAQFPNSGQGVALAVEDAVELARCVRDLGAAGGVVAFERLRRARVERIGQLAGRAVRSAVTGPVGRAVRDLVMPVAIRRVGPSAFPWHRHEIDWDARVTG from the coding sequence GTGCGGGCAGTGGTGGTGGGTGGTGGGGTCAGCGGTCCCGTCGTGGGCGTGGCGCTGCGCAAGGCCGGGTGGGACGCGGTGGTCCTGGAGGCCCGCGACACCCCGCCCGAGGGGCTCGGCGACGGGTTGTCGCTGGCGCCCAACGGGATGCGGGCGCTGGACGTGCTCGGGCTCGGGGACGCGGTGCGGGGTGTCGGGGACGACATCACCGGGCTGGTCGTGCGCAACGGCGCGGGCCGGGTGCTCGGGGAGCTGACCAGCGATCCGGCGATGCTGCTGGTGTGGCGGGGCGAGCTGCGCAAGGTGCTGCGCGCGGAGGCGGCCCGGCGCGGGGTGCGGGTGCTGCACGGGCGGCGGCTGCTGCACGTGAACGAGCGGGAGGCGGTGTTCGCGGACGGCAGCCGGGAGCGGTTCGACCTGCTGGTCGGGGCGGACGGGGTGCGGTCGGCGGTGCGGCGGTACGTGGTGCCCGAGGCGCGGCCCCGCTACGCGGGGGTGCTGGGGTTCAGCGGGAACATCCCGTTCACCGGGCAGAACAGCACCGGCGGGAAGGTCGTGCTGGTGCACGGGCGGCGCGGGTTCTTCGGCTACCAGGTGCTGGAGGACAGCTCGGGCGGCTGGTTCGCGCACCTGCCGAGCCCGGCGGCGCTGACGGTCGCGCAGGTGCGCGAGCGCGACCCGAAGGACTGGATGGCGGAGCTGACCTCGGTGTTCGGCGAGGACCGGGGGCCCGCGGTGGAGCTGATCGGGCGGACCGCGCCGGACGCGCTGGTGCTGTCCGGGGCGCTGGAGGAGCTGGACCCGCTGCCCCGGTGGTCGCGGGGGAACGTGGTGCTGGTCGGGGACGCGGCGCACGCGCAGTTCCCCAACTCGGGGCAGGGCGTGGCGCTGGCCGTGGAGGACGCGGTGGAGCTGGCCCGGTGCGTGCGCGACCTGGGGGCGGCGGGCGGGGTGGTGGCGTTCGAGCGGCTGCGGAGGGCGCGGGTGGAGCGGATCGGGCAGCTGGCGGGCCGGGCGGTGCGCAGCGCGGTGACCGGGCCGGTGGGGCGGGCGGTGCGGGACCTGGTGATGCCGGTGGCCATTCGGCGGGTCGGGCCGAGCGCGTTTCCTTGGCACCGGCACGAGATCGACTGGGACGCTCGGGTGACGGGGTGA
- a CDS encoding class I SAM-dependent methyltransferase yields MDQEFWDAMYTNVDFSWSGNPNGALVDEITGLPAGRALDVGCGDGSDARWLAAQGWRVTAVDISQVALDRAAAVQTPHEITWRLLDLAKEAPAETYDLVSAHYLPILKSAPDTAKHLVEAVAPGGRLLLVAHDTPAEGAFHGHDGTEFPYADFASPADVRALLGDGWTIETDVKRDRALKANNHHVDIILRARRDA; encoded by the coding sequence GTGGATCAGGAGTTCTGGGACGCCATGTACACCAACGTCGACTTCAGCTGGAGCGGGAACCCCAACGGGGCCCTCGTCGACGAGATCACCGGCCTGCCCGCCGGGCGCGCGCTGGACGTCGGCTGCGGCGACGGTTCCGACGCGCGCTGGCTCGCGGCGCAGGGGTGGCGGGTCACCGCCGTCGACATCTCGCAGGTCGCCCTCGACCGCGCCGCCGCCGTGCAGACCCCGCACGAGATCACCTGGAGGCTGCTCGACCTGGCGAAGGAGGCCCCCGCCGAGACCTACGACCTGGTCTCCGCGCACTACCTCCCGATCCTCAAGTCCGCCCCCGACACCGCCAAGCACCTCGTCGAGGCCGTCGCGCCGGGCGGGCGCCTGCTGCTCGTCGCCCACGACACCCCGGCCGAGGGCGCGTTCCACGGCCACGACGGCACCGAGTTCCCGTACGCCGACTTCGCCTCACCCGCCGACGTGCGCGCCCTGCTCGGCGACGGCTGGACCATCGAGACCGACGTCAAGCGCGACCGCGCCCTGAAGGCCAACAACCACCACGTGGACATCATCCTGCGGGCCAGGCGGGACGCCTGA
- a CDS encoding MMPL family transporter, with product MTSRARWLLPALIAVAWLALGGFGGPYAGKLSEVSVNDNTAFLPSSAEATEVATLLKAFETSRQVPAIVIAERDSGLTDADRQYLGGAELPGEASPLIPSQQDDKAAQRIVLLDGAEPAPGVEELREAFASPPEGLTVLVTGPAAQIADLKEAFGGIDGILLLVAAAVVAVILVLVYRSPLLPVIVLLSGVFALGVASLAVYLLADAGAVDLNGQSQGILFILVFGAATDYALLLVSRFREELRDTEDKYAAMRTAWKATIEPIAASAGTVVLGVLCLLFSDLNSNKGLGPVAATGIAAAFLASVTFLPAVLVLFGRAAFWPRRPAHGSPHPETSGLWGKVAGLVGAKPRATWVITVLVLLAGVAFVPQLKASGTAQSDIFLTEVDSVAGQEVLSRHFPGGSGSPTVVLARESSADAVLAATSGVDGVSNAQVAGAAQGLVRINATLADPADSEAATATVQRLRDAVHAVDGAEAKVGGPTATQLDTQNTSARDRLVIIPIVLLVVFLVLVLLLRSLVAPLLLMATVVLSFGATMGVSALLFNHVFGFPGADPVVPLFGFVFLVALGIDYNIFLMTRVREETARLGTREGMLKGLTITGGVITSAGVVLAATFSALAVLPILFLAQLAFIVAFGVLLDTLIVRSLLVPALGVDIGRKIWWPSKLAKPGRAGEPERELESSAS from the coding sequence GTGACATCCCGCGCACGTTGGCTGCTGCCCGCCCTGATCGCCGTGGCGTGGCTCGCGCTCGGCGGATTCGGCGGCCCCTACGCCGGAAAGCTCAGCGAGGTGTCGGTCAACGACAACACCGCCTTCCTCCCCTCCTCGGCCGAGGCCACCGAGGTCGCGACCCTGCTCAAGGCGTTCGAGACCTCCCGCCAGGTACCCGCCATCGTCATCGCCGAGCGTGACAGCGGCCTCACCGACGCCGACCGCCAGTACCTCGGCGGCGCCGAGCTGCCCGGCGAGGCGTCCCCGCTCATCCCCTCGCAGCAGGACGACAAGGCCGCCCAGCGGATCGTGCTGCTCGACGGCGCCGAGCCCGCGCCCGGCGTCGAGGAGCTGCGCGAGGCGTTCGCGTCCCCGCCGGAAGGGCTGACCGTGCTGGTCACCGGACCGGCCGCGCAGATCGCCGACCTGAAGGAGGCGTTCGGCGGCATCGACGGCATCCTGCTGCTCGTCGCCGCCGCCGTCGTCGCGGTGATCCTCGTGCTCGTCTACCGCAGCCCGCTGCTGCCGGTGATCGTGCTGCTGTCCGGCGTGTTCGCGCTCGGCGTCGCCAGCCTCGCGGTCTACCTGCTCGCCGACGCGGGCGCGGTCGACCTCAACGGCCAGAGCCAGGGCATCCTGTTCATCCTGGTCTTCGGCGCGGCCACCGACTACGCCCTGCTGCTGGTGTCCCGCTTCCGCGAGGAGCTGCGCGACACCGAGGACAAGTACGCGGCCATGCGCACCGCGTGGAAGGCCACGATCGAGCCGATCGCCGCGTCCGCCGGGACCGTCGTGCTCGGCGTGCTGTGCCTGCTGTTCAGCGACCTGAACAGCAACAAGGGCCTCGGCCCGGTCGCCGCCACCGGCATCGCCGCCGCGTTCCTGGCGTCCGTGACGTTCCTGCCCGCCGTGCTCGTGCTGTTCGGCCGCGCCGCGTTCTGGCCGCGCCGCCCCGCGCACGGCTCGCCGCACCCGGAGACCAGCGGCCTGTGGGGCAAGGTGGCCGGGCTGGTCGGCGCCAAGCCGCGCGCGACGTGGGTGATCACCGTGCTGGTGCTGCTCGCGGGCGTCGCGTTCGTGCCGCAGCTCAAGGCCTCCGGCACCGCCCAGTCCGACATCTTCCTCACCGAGGTCGACTCGGTGGCGGGCCAGGAGGTGCTGTCGCGGCACTTCCCCGGCGGTTCCGGCTCGCCCACGGTCGTGCTGGCGCGCGAGTCGTCCGCCGACGCGGTCCTGGCCGCGACCTCGGGCGTCGACGGCGTGTCGAACGCGCAGGTCGCGGGCGCCGCGCAGGGCCTGGTCCGGATCAACGCGACCCTGGCCGACCCCGCCGACTCCGAGGCCGCGACCGCCACCGTGCAGCGCCTGCGCGACGCGGTCCACGCCGTGGACGGCGCGGAGGCCAAGGTCGGCGGCCCGACCGCGACCCAGCTCGACACCCAGAACACCTCGGCCCGCGACCGCCTGGTGATCATCCCGATCGTGCTGCTCGTGGTGTTCCTGGTCCTGGTGCTGCTGCTGCGCTCCCTGGTCGCGCCGCTGCTGCTGATGGCCACCGTGGTGCTCTCGTTCGGCGCGACCATGGGCGTGTCGGCGCTGCTGTTCAACCACGTGTTCGGCTTCCCCGGCGCGGACCCGGTGGTGCCGCTGTTCGGCTTCGTGTTCCTGGTGGCGCTGGGCATCGACTACAACATCTTCCTGATGACCCGCGTCCGCGAGGAGACCGCGCGCCTGGGCACCAGGGAGGGGATGCTCAAGGGCCTGACCATCACCGGCGGCGTGATCACGTCGGCGGGCGTGGTCCTGGCGGCGACGTTCTCGGCCCTGGCCGTGCTGCCGATCCTGTTCCTGGCGCAGCTGGCGTTCATCGTGGCGTTCGGCGTGCTGCTGGACACGCTGATCGTCCGGTCGCTGCTGGTGCCGGCGCTGGGGGTGGACATCGGTCGGAAGATCTGGTGGCCGTCGAAGCTGGCCAAGCCGGGTCGGGCGGGGGAGCCTGAGCGGGAGTTGGAGAGCAGCGCGTCGTGA
- a CDS encoding transposase, producing MAAPWIVDDELRDFVKPLISAPHQNFHHPDRKRLPTHRRLHGIMFVLHTDIEWAAPPVKFGFGPDSTCRRRMAEWVEAGVWQCLYEVVLAELHAVNRTDWSRTAIDSSHMRH from the coding sequence GTGGCTGCACCATGGATCGTCGATGACGAGTTACGGGATTTCGTCAAGCCGTTGATATCCGCGCCCCACCAGAATTTCCACCATCCCGACCGTAAGCGGTTGCCTACTCATCGGCGCTTGCATGGCATCATGTTCGTACTGCATACCGACATCGAGTGGGCCGCCCCGCCCGTCAAGTTCGGGTTCGGTCCCGACTCGACCTGCCGCCGCAGGATGGCGGAGTGGGTCGAGGCAGGGGTCTGGCAGTGCCTGTACGAGGTGGTGCTCGCCGAACTGCACGCGGTCAACCGGACCGACTGGTCACGTACGGCCATCGACTCCTCCCATATGAGGCATTAA
- a CDS encoding hemolysin family protein, which produces MDGYWWNVALVAVLVLVNAVFAGSEMALVSLREGQIRSLEREGGRGARTLVKLARDPNRFLATIQIGITLAGFLASAAAAVTLAAPLVPMLDFLGSAADPVAVALVTIVLTFFTLVLGELAPKRLAMQNALRWASFVAKPLDVLSAVSRPAVWLLSKSTNAVVRLFGGNPDAAEEQLSPEELSDLVSGQQGLNPEQREIITGALEIHARRLREVLVPRREVVTLPVDMAIPQARAELVTSGRSRAPVVRTGHLDDVVGVVHLRDLLDDGVSLTQVARQAVVFPDSLRVVDALRRFKTEREQFALVVDEHGAVDGIVTLEDLLEEVVGEIYDETDRDILEVRREEDGAMVLPGTFPVHDLVDLGVELRDPPEGDYTTVAGLILVELGLVPEGPGDRAAVAGWDFEVLAVDHHAITSVRLRRAEPAEADAEQDPDGQVVGVD; this is translated from the coding sequence GTGGACGGATATTGGTGGAACGTGGCGCTGGTGGCCGTGCTGGTCCTGGTGAACGCGGTGTTCGCCGGGAGCGAGATGGCGCTGGTCTCCCTGCGGGAGGGCCAGATCAGATCCCTGGAGCGGGAGGGGGGTCGCGGCGCGCGCACGCTGGTCAAGCTCGCCCGCGACCCGAACCGCTTCCTGGCGACGATCCAGATCGGCATCACCCTGGCGGGCTTCCTGGCGTCGGCGGCGGCGGCCGTGACGCTCGCCGCGCCGCTGGTGCCGATGCTGGACTTCCTGGGCAGCGCGGCCGACCCGGTCGCCGTGGCGCTGGTCACGATCGTCCTCACGTTCTTCACGCTGGTGCTCGGCGAGCTCGCGCCCAAGCGCCTGGCGATGCAGAACGCGTTGCGGTGGGCCAGCTTCGTGGCCAAGCCGCTCGACGTGCTGTCGGCGGTCTCCCGCCCGGCGGTGTGGCTGCTGAGCAAGTCGACCAACGCGGTCGTGCGGCTGTTCGGCGGCAACCCGGACGCCGCCGAGGAGCAGCTCAGCCCCGAGGAGCTGAGCGACCTGGTGTCCGGGCAGCAGGGCCTGAACCCGGAGCAGCGCGAGATCATCACCGGCGCGCTGGAGATCCACGCCCGCCGGTTGCGCGAGGTCCTGGTGCCGCGCCGCGAGGTCGTGACGCTGCCCGTGGACATGGCGATCCCGCAGGCGCGCGCCGAGCTCGTCACGTCCGGCCGCTCGCGCGCGCCCGTCGTGCGCACCGGCCACCTGGACGACGTCGTCGGCGTCGTGCACCTGCGGGACCTGCTCGACGACGGGGTCTCGCTCACGCAGGTCGCGCGGCAGGCCGTGGTGTTCCCGGACTCGCTGCGCGTGGTGGACGCGCTGCGCCGGTTCAAGACCGAGCGCGAGCAGTTCGCGCTGGTCGTGGACGAGCACGGCGCGGTCGACGGGATCGTGACGCTGGAGGACCTGCTGGAGGAGGTCGTCGGGGAGATCTACGACGAGACCGACCGGGACATCCTGGAGGTGCGCCGCGAGGAGGACGGGGCCATGGTGCTGCCGGGCACGTTCCCGGTGCACGACCTGGTGGACCTCGGCGTCGAGCTGCGCGACCCGCCCGAGGGCGACTACACGACGGTCGCCGGGCTGATCCTGGTCGAGCTGGGCCTGGTGCCCGAGGGGCCGGGGGACCGGGCGGCGGTGGCGGGCTGGGACTTCGAGGTCCTGGCCGTGGACCACCACGCGATCACGTCGGTTCGGCTGCGGCGGGCCGAACCGGCGGAGGCCGACGCGGAGCAGGACCCGGACGGGCAGGTGGTCGGGGTCGACTGA
- a CDS encoding methionyl-tRNA synthetase-like protein, which produces MARFYVVATGSASGALLADVLARHRRMVGDRVRFLAGAGVARTELGLVSTELFDPTSARHVAGLAALRARCPGLEVDDELGAPVTSLGFGSDASNYRRWWVEADQRVRVVETGARAELWRAVLAAAGAPGCTTVVAPATWEEPVAAAVSQVREAPAELPGARERGHGVDVLRWSLVRGVDEAVARRELGRELGGLVDRVVVMVHRYRGGTPPDAGPPRGSEELVAVCAGAREGVRGALARFDFGAAAGEVWRVVQMANRYLEVSRPWELSRSADPRVDSVLAVLLAACRVLAVELTPFAPGLAARVAEQCVSLADVLPQPRGVFPKL; this is translated from the coding sequence ATGGCCCGGTTCTACGTGGTGGCGACGGGTTCGGCCTCGGGGGCGCTGCTGGCGGACGTGCTGGCCAGGCACCGGAGGATGGTCGGGGACCGGGTGCGGTTCCTGGCGGGCGCGGGGGTGGCGCGGACCGAGCTGGGGCTGGTGTCCACGGAGCTGTTCGACCCGACCTCGGCGCGGCACGTCGCCGGGCTGGCGGCGCTGCGGGCGCGGTGCCCCGGCCTGGAGGTCGACGACGAGCTGGGCGCGCCGGTGACCTCGCTGGGGTTCGGGTCGGACGCGTCGAACTACCGCCGGTGGTGGGTGGAGGCCGACCAGCGGGTGCGGGTGGTGGAGACGGGCGCGCGGGCTGAGCTGTGGCGCGCGGTGCTGGCGGCGGCGGGGGCTCCGGGGTGCACGACCGTGGTGGCGCCCGCGACGTGGGAGGAGCCCGTGGCGGCGGCGGTGTCCCAGGTCCGGGAGGCGCCCGCCGAGCTGCCGGGCGCGCGGGAGCGGGGGCACGGGGTGGACGTGCTGCGGTGGTCGCTGGTGCGCGGGGTGGACGAGGCGGTGGCCCGGCGGGAGCTGGGGCGCGAGCTGGGCGGGCTGGTCGACCGGGTGGTGGTGATGGTGCACCGGTACCGGGGCGGGACGCCGCCGGACGCGGGGCCGCCCAGGGGCTCGGAGGAGCTGGTCGCCGTGTGCGCCGGGGCGCGGGAGGGCGTGCGGGGCGCGTTGGCGCGGTTCGACTTCGGCGCGGCGGCGGGCGAGGTGTGGCGGGTGGTCCAGATGGCCAACCGGTACCTGGAGGTCAGCAGGCCGTGGGAGCTGTCGCGGAGCGCGGACCCGAGGGTGGACTCGGTGCTGGCGGTGCTGCTGGCGGCGTGCCGGGTGCTGGCGGTGGAGCTGACGCCGTTCGCGCCGGGGTTGGCGGCGCGGGTGGCGGAGCAGTGCGTGTCGCTGGCGGACGTGCTGCCGCAGCCGCGCGGGGTGTTCCCCAAGTTGTAG
- a CDS encoding glycosyltransferase, with protein MLILFSSLGAHGHLFPLLPLARAAVRAGHRVKFATTGGFHEVLAGIGVEPVVAGAGMRDFASQVLPPGKSPRDLADAEGIPIIARLFGDLLARSFATDVAGLIEQERPDLVVQELANPGAGIAARAAGVPVLCHGFGRMSTGSEMPKLMVGHLRGVAAEHGVDLGDVDADAGDDSPFLLGNPYLDICPPSLRDPSFSVPGTIPLRPVPFATPGELPAIATAPRDKPLVYLTLGTAFGHAEVFRAAIDGLASLDAHVLVAAGPAVETAALGEVPDNVSLHAWVPQADLLPHVDLVVHHGGSGTTMGALGAGVPQLVLPQGADQFSNAEAVVAAGLGERLIGDEVAAEAVASAARGLLVSEEVAVAAKAVAAEIAAMPSPDEVAARLPELI; from the coding sequence GTGCTGATCCTCTTCTCCAGCCTCGGGGCCCACGGGCACCTGTTCCCCCTGTTACCGCTGGCCAGAGCCGCCGTGCGCGCCGGTCACCGGGTCAAGTTCGCCACCACCGGCGGCTTCCACGAGGTCCTCGCGGGCATCGGCGTCGAACCGGTCGTCGCGGGCGCCGGGATGCGCGACTTCGCGAGCCAGGTGCTGCCGCCCGGCAAGTCCCCCCGCGACCTGGCCGACGCCGAGGGCATCCCGATCATCGCCCGGCTGTTCGGCGACCTGCTCGCCCGCTCGTTCGCCACCGACGTCGCCGGGCTCATCGAGCAGGAGCGCCCCGACCTGGTGGTCCAGGAGCTGGCCAACCCCGGCGCGGGCATCGCGGCCAGGGCGGCGGGCGTTCCCGTGCTGTGCCACGGGTTCGGGCGCATGTCGACCGGCTCCGAGATGCCGAAGCTGATGGTCGGGCACCTGCGCGGCGTCGCGGCCGAGCACGGCGTGGACCTCGGCGACGTGGACGCGGACGCCGGCGACGACAGCCCGTTCCTGCTGGGCAACCCGTACCTGGACATCTGCCCGCCGTCGCTGCGGGACCCGTCGTTCAGCGTCCCCGGCACGATCCCGCTGCGGCCCGTGCCGTTCGCGACGCCGGGCGAGCTGCCCGCGATCGCCACCGCGCCCCGCGACAAGCCGCTGGTCTACCTGACCCTGGGCACCGCGTTCGGGCACGCCGAGGTGTTCCGGGCCGCGATCGACGGGCTGGCCTCGCTGGACGCGCACGTGCTGGTGGCGGCCGGTCCCGCCGTGGAGACGGCCGCGCTCGGCGAGGTGCCGGACAACGTGTCGCTGCACGCGTGGGTGCCGCAGGCGGACCTGCTGCCGCACGTGGACCTGGTGGTGCACCACGGGGGCAGCGGCACGACCATGGGCGCGCTCGGCGCGGGCGTGCCGCAGCTGGTGCTGCCGCAGGGCGCGGACCAGTTCAGCAACGCCGAGGCCGTGGTCGCGGCCGGGCTCGGCGAGCGGCTGATCGGCGACGAGGTGGCCGCCGAGGCCGTCGCGTCCGCCGCGCGCGGGCTGCTGGTCTCCGAGGAGGTCGCGGTGGCGGCGAAGGCGGTGGCGGCGGAGATCGCCGCGATGCCGTCGCCGGACGAGGTGGCGGCCCGGCTGCCCGAGCTGATCTGA
- a CDS encoding MarR family winged helix-turn-helix transcriptional regulator — protein sequence MADHDLLVRLLQLLTVESDRFAERFGERHRMHRTDLNALLHIMEARWSEQPMTPGRLAEVMRLSASATTSVLDRLESSGHVHRVRSASDRRRVDLAVDQRALELGREFFLPLNEAFTRAWAGFDEAERAVVARFLRASIEATTEVRDGLDEDHG from the coding sequence GTGGCAGATCACGACCTGCTCGTTCGGCTGTTGCAGCTGCTGACGGTCGAGTCGGACCGCTTCGCCGAGCGGTTCGGGGAGCGCCACCGGATGCACCGCACGGACCTGAACGCCCTGCTCCACATCATGGAGGCGCGCTGGTCCGAGCAGCCGATGACGCCGGGGCGGCTGGCCGAGGTGATGCGGTTGAGCGCGTCGGCGACCACGTCCGTGCTCGACCGGCTGGAGTCCTCCGGGCACGTGCACCGGGTGCGCAGCGCCTCCGACCGGCGGCGGGTGGACCTGGCGGTGGACCAGCGCGCGCTGGAGCTGGGCCGGGAGTTCTTCCTGCCGCTGAACGAGGCGTTCACCCGCGCCTGGGCCGGGTTCGACGAGGCCGAGCGCGCGGTGGTCGCGCGGTTCCTGCGCGCGAGCATCGAGGCCACCACCGAGGTTCGGGACGGCCTGGACGAAGATCACGGTTGA